A window of the Bradyrhizobium ottawaense genome harbors these coding sequences:
- a CDS encoding LysR family transcriptional regulator: MDLRQIEYFVALYDERSITKAARRLNVVQPAVSMQISRIERSFKTKLFHRTSRGVLPTDTGRTFYGLCQKILNEVYEAQRYLRDASGNVAGHLTIGVMPSVANSVLPAVLVGYKSSYPDVTLRIVEAYSGSLLDQLHAGNLDLAIVNNSGPLSDTAIFPLFRDYLIFATRYQAGKRFAHTIESHRLSEFRLVLPSQRQGMRGLIDSILAAKGIALQPEIELDSLGPTIELVAKSDWGTILPIIAVKQALDRKLLRAQRIIDPAIPREVIAVSPLTRTPTLAAELFLKSLKAMSLLCLSELPDPFLQADQFRS; this comes from the coding sequence ATGGACTTGCGTCAAATTGAATATTTTGTCGCGCTGTACGACGAACGCAGCATAACGAAGGCAGCTCGCCGACTGAACGTTGTTCAGCCGGCTGTCAGCATGCAGATTAGCCGGATCGAGCGGAGCTTCAAAACGAAGCTGTTCCACCGCACGTCCCGTGGCGTCCTTCCGACCGACACAGGACGGACATTCTACGGTCTTTGCCAAAAGATCTTGAATGAGGTCTACGAAGCGCAGCGGTACTTGCGCGACGCAAGCGGAAATGTGGCAGGGCATTTGACGATCGGAGTCATGCCATCGGTCGCAAACAGCGTCCTACCAGCCGTTCTGGTGGGCTACAAATCGAGCTATCCGGATGTCACGCTCAGGATAGTTGAGGCATACAGTGGGAGTCTCCTCGATCAACTGCATGCCGGCAATCTGGATCTGGCCATCGTCAATAATTCCGGGCCGCTCAGCGATACTGCCATCTTTCCCCTTTTTCGCGACTACCTGATCTTCGCCACGCGCTATCAGGCCGGCAAGCGGTTCGCGCATACGATCGAGTCGCACAGGTTATCGGAGTTCCGGCTGGTTCTTCCATCACAGCGGCAAGGCATGCGTGGACTGATAGATTCGATCTTGGCAGCTAAGGGTATTGCGCTTCAACCCGAGATCGAACTTGACTCGCTTGGTCCGACAATCGAGCTGGTCGCCAAAAGCGATTGGGGAACGATACTTCCTATCATCGCCGTGAAGCAGGCCCTGGATCGAAAGCTCCTCCGTGCGCAGCGCATAATCGATCCTGCCATTCCGCGTGAGGTGATTGCTGTATCACCTTTAACACGCACTCCGACCCTCGCTGCGGAACTCTTCTTGAAAAGTCTGAAGGCGATGTCGCTTCTCTGCTTGAGCGAACTGCCTGATCCCTTCCTCCAGGCAGATCAGTTTAGGTCATGA